One window of the Trifolium pratense cultivar HEN17-A07 linkage group LG2, ARS_RC_1.1, whole genome shotgun sequence genome contains the following:
- the LOC123905055 gene encoding protein SHORT ROOT IN SALT MEDIUM 1 isoform X2: MYSSRGSGAYGQSYTGQSAYGQNLSANYSGASVGGHDATPHSAASRHSGVLGSSQDADVGSYRAHTAVAQYGGQYSSVYGSAAVSTAQQTPSLSTKGAGSSALDARGGYSLGVSDSPKFASSDYLSSSSTHGYGHKSDQLYGDKSLDYSGLDRRQYGERQSGYIGRDLSSDPTGRYATDSVGYSHQHQATLLRQEQLLKSQSLQAASLDGGTRQTDYLAARAAASRHPTQDLMSYGGRIDSEPHASSMLSATSYSGQHAPSILGAAPRRNVDDLLYSQNASNPGYGVSLPPGRDYASGKGIHGNAMDLDYPANPLSSDRKDDRASYLRDFELREEERRRDRLRDRDRDRERDKERERLRERERDREKEREKERMERREKERERDRKRALEVKLERTPVRSSKDPRSTSKDPRGSSLTKETKSSRRDSPHRGSLHRHRSPVKEKRREYICKVYPSCLVNIERDYLSIDKRYPRLFISPEFSKVVVNWPKENLKLSMHTPVSFEHDFVEEEGARDSSSKLLTVQPTSSEQRNTVWNAKVVLMNGLSRGALEELSSDKLLDDRIPHICNFLRFAILKKDHSFMAVGGPWEPADGGDPSNDDSSLIRAALRYTKDIIQLDLQKCQHWNRFLEIHYDRIGKDGFFSHKEITVLYVPDLSECLPSLDEWRDQWLAHKKAVAERERQISLKKEKSRAIKESNDKSDKRKDSAASEKPDVKKKEKDNSTVKEESEKKAGASKKTVAKKDSVDVGEAKSAEKKPGETTPGQPTGSVKSVKKKIIKKIVKKVVSKTNDSAKKQSEKSGEKVVADKVATSDVPVDEVKPSVDPTGIQTTGKDIVAADIPVAKTDDEGKNDKEISSLEGKPLEKLDPAVNIGTKDATVKTIKKKIIKRVPKKKVVDEASKSVVNEENVAAVPAKDGTDSTGKQAADADTIVPEGKKPAKVVVTKRKLKTPSSGVQDDATDSNKRDTKSDKKDEENAVAAPANDVTQSTGKQATDADTKIAPVVKKKIVKVVPKKKLKVDTSEKPEGAGDSNKNEKKSDNEDKKDGKATEEKSGSKIAKQKTSEKDTQIVKGKLKVGDKSKDEKVTKEKDGKDEPKSKSSKEVKEKRKSDEPPRHPGLILKTKSTKDSKLRSLSLSLDSLLDYTDKDVEESTLELSLFAESFYEMLQFQMGSRILNFLQKLREKFVIKRAQRKRQREEEPDKDSANKTPTKRQKGDDPSVKSETKVDTSNPTQADNDKTVAENDNSSNKEEDVKMENASDEEVEPEEEDPEEDPEEEMENDSPQHDSSNDNNAEQEADAKNESENVASNEKPADETSKGEIKVKDEVKESKDDVQLNDEKESKVKKDNTVKKETPAVKEAVVDKELLKAFRFFDRNRVGYIRVEDMRIIIHNLGMFLSHRDVKELVQSALLESNTGRDDRILYIKLARMSDV; the protein is encoded by the exons ATGTATTCTTCCAGAGGGAGTGGCGCTTACGGCCAATCCTACACTGGTCAATCTGCATATGGTCAAAAC TTGAGTGCTAATTATTCTGGGGCATCTGTTGGAGGACATGATGCTACCCCGCATTCTGCGGCTTCAAGGCATTCGGGTGTATTAGGTAGTTCTCAGGATGCTGATGTTGGTAGTTATAGGGCTCATACTGCTGTTGCTCAGTATGGAGGACAGTATAGTTCTGTTTACGGTTCGGCGGCTGTGAGTACCGCACAGCAG ACTCCGTCTTTGAGTACCAAGGGAGCTGGGTCATCAGCTTTAGATGCTCGTGGGGGCTACTCATTGGGTGTTTCAGATTCACCTAAGTTTGCTTCTAGTGACTATTTATCATCGTCCTCAACCCACGGGTATGGTCACAAATCTGATCAATTGTACGGTGACAAGAGTTTGGATTATTCTGGATTAGATAGAAGGCAATATGGTGAACGTCAGAGTGGTTACATTGGTAGGGATTTATCAAGTGATCCAACTGGACGATATGCTACTGATTCTGTTGGATATAGTCATCAACATCAG GCCACTTTGCTTCGACAAGAGCAATTGCTGAAATCTCAGTCCCTGCAAGCTGCCTCACTGGATGGGGGTACaag ACAAACTGATTATCTTGCAGCTAGGGCTGCTGCAAGTCGTCACCCAACCCAAGATCTCATGTCTTATGGAGGAAGGATTGATTCTGAGCCCCATGCTTCATCAATGTTAAGTGCTACTTCATATAGTGGACAACATGCACCATCGATATTAGGAGCAGCACCAAGGAGAAATGTGGATGATCTTTTGTATTCCCAGAATGCATCAAATCCTGGTTATGGAGTGAGCTTGCCACCCGGTAGGGACTATGCCAGTGGAAAAGGTATACATGGAAATGCAATGGATTTGGATTACCCAGCAAATCCGCTGTCTTCTGATAGGAAGGATGACCGGGCTAGCTATCTTCGAGATTTTGAACTAAGGGAAGAAGAACGACGCCGGGACCGCTTGCGTGATAGAGATAGGGACAGAGAAAGGGACAAAGAACGAGAACGATTGCGAGAACGGGAACGAGATCGAGAAAAGGAACGCGAAAAGGAGCGCATGGAGCGGCGTGAAAAGGAGAGGGAGCGTGATCGCAAACGTGCACTTGAAGTTAAGCTTGAACGAACTCCAGTGAGATCCTCCAAGGATCCCCGTAGTACTTCAAAGGATCCTCGCGGGTCGTCTTTGACAAAGGAGACGAAATCTTCACGACGGGACTCCCCACATCGTGGCTCTTTACATAG GCACCGTTCACCGGTTAAAGAAAAACGGAGAGAATATATCTGCAAG GTTTACCCTTCTTGTTTGGTAAATATTGAGAGGGATTATCTCTCAATCGACAAGCGATACCCGCGACTCTTCATCTCGCCCGAATTTTCCAAG GTTGTTGTGAACTGGCCGAAGGAAAACCTTAAACTCTCTATGCATACTCCTGTCAG TTTTGAgcatgattttgttgaagaagaaggtGCTAGAGACTCATCCAGTAAGCTTTTGACAGTTCAACCTACAAGTTCAGAACAGAGAAATACAGTTTGGAATGCAAAA GTAGTTTTGATGAATGGGCTTAGTAGGGGTGCATTGGAGGAGCTGTCATCAGATAAACTTCTTGATGACCGCATTCCTCATATTTGCAATTTCCTTAGGTTTGCGATCCTTAAGAAGGATCATTCTTTCATGGCAGTTGGTGGTCCATGGGAACCTGCTGATGGTGGTGATCCATCTAATGATGATAGCTCTTTGATCAGAGCAGCCCTTAG ATACACAAAGGATATCATTCAGCTTGATTTGCAGAAGTGTCAACACTGGAATCGATTCCTTGAG ATACATTATGATAGAATCGGTAAAGATGGTTTCTTCAGCCACAAGGAAATTACTGTACTTTATGTTCCTGATTTGTCTGAGTGCCTCCCTTCATTGGATGAATGGCGTGATCAGTGGCTTGCCCACAAGAAAGCAGTGGCTGAAAGAGAACGTCAAATTTCTCTAAAGAAAGAG AAATCAAGGGCTATCAAGGAATCAAATG aCAAATCAGATAAGAGGAAGGATTCTGCTGCATCTGAAAAACCAGATGTTaagaaaaaggagaaagatAATAGTACTGTTAAGGAAGAGAGTGAAAAAAAAGCTGGAGCGAGTAAAAAGACAGTTGCTAAAAAGGATTCCGTAGATGTAGGTGAAGCCAAGAGTGCCGAGAAAAAGCCAGGCGAAACTACCCCCGGTCAACCCACAGGAAGTGTGAAGTCTGTGaagaagaaaattataaagaagATTGTGAAAAAAGTTGTCAGTAAGACAAATGATAGTGCAAAGAAACAAAGTGAGAAATCTGGTGAGAAGGTTGTTGCAGACAAAGTGGCCACATCAGATGTTCCTGTTGATGAAGTCAAGCCTTCTGTGGATCCTACTGGGATTCAAACTACTGGGAAAGACATAGTTGCGGCAGATATTCCAGTTGCGAAAACTGACGATGAAGGGAAAAATGACAAGGAAATAAGCAGTTTGGAAGGTAAGCCTCTGGAGAAACTGGATCCAGCAGTTAATATAGGTACCAAGGATGCTACTGTGAAaactataaaaaagaaaattatcaagCGGGTACCTAAAAAGAAGGTGGTTGATGAGGCGTCTAAATCTGTAGTAAATGAAGAGAATGTTGCAGCAGTTCCAGCAAAGGATGGTACTGACAGCACTGGCAAGCAGGCTGCTGATGCAGACACCATAGTGCCTGAGGGCAAGAAACCTGCAAAGGTAGTAGTAACCAAGAGAAAGTTAAAAACACCATCCTCTGGGGTGCAAGATGATGCAACTGATTCCAATAAAAGAGACACCAAGTCTGATAAAAAGGATGAAGAGAATGCCGTGGCAGCTCCTGCAAATGATGTTACACAGAGCACTGGCAAGCAGGCTACTGATGCAGACACAAAAATTGCACCAGtggtaaaaaagaaaattgtgaaGGTAGTTCCTAAGAAAAAGTTAAAGGTAGACACCTCCGAGAAGCCAGAAGGTGCAGGTGAttccaataaaaatgaaaagaagtCTGACAATGAAGACAAGAAGGATGGAAAAGCAACTGAAGAAAAAAGTGGATCCAAGATAGCTAAACAGAAAACCTCTGAGAAAGATACTCAAATTGTCAAGGGGAAACTGAAAGTTGGGGATAAATCAAAAGATGAGAAAGTAACAAAAGAGAAAGATGGAAAAGATGAGCCTAAAAGCAAATCTAGTAAAGAAGTGAAAGAGAAGAGGAAGTCTGATGAACCTCCTCGGCACCCTGGACTTATTCTAAAAACAAAATCGACAAAAGATTCTAAA CTACGGTCATTGTCACTGTCTCTTGATTCATTGTTGGATTATACTGACAAAGATGTTGAAGAATCAACACTTGAG CTTTCATTGTTCGCCGAATCATTTTATGAAATGCTTCAGTTTCAAATGGGTAGTAGGATTTTGAATTTTCTTCAG AAACTGCGTGAAAAATTTGTGATCAAAAGAGCTCAGCGAAAGAGGCAGAGGGAAGAGGAGCCTGACAAGGATAGTGCAAACAAGACACCCACAAAACGTCAAAAGGGTGATGATCCTTCCGTTAAGAGTGAGACAAAAGTGGACACATCAAATCCAACTCAAGCAGATAACGACAAAACTGTTGCCGAGAATGATAATTCTAGTAATAAGGAGGAGGATGTGAAGATGGAAAATGCATCAGACGAGGAAGTAGAACCGGAAGAAGAGGACCCTGAAGAGGATCCAGAAGAGGAAATGGAAAATGATAGTCCCCAACACGACTCATCCAATGATAATAACGCTGAGCAAGAGGCTGATGCAAAAAATGAATCTGAAAATGTTGCTAGCAATGAAAAACCAGCAGATGAAACTTCTAAAGGGGAAATAAAGGTTAAAGATGAGGTGAAAGAGTCCAAAGACGATGTTCAACTCAATGATGAAAAGGAAAGCAAGGTTAAGAAAGACAATACAGTTAAGAAAGAAACCCCTGCTGTTAAGGAAGCTGTTGTGGACAAAGAATTGTTGAAG GCTTTTCGATTTTTTGATCGGAATCGTGTTGGCTACATTAGG gTTGAAGATATGAGAATAATAATCCACAATCTAGGGATGTTCCTTTCTCACAGGGATGTGAAG GAGCTTGTACAAAGTGCATTGTTGGAGAGCAACACTGGGAGGGACGATCGGATACTTTATATCAAGTTGGCGCGGATGAGTGACGTTTGA
- the LOC123905055 gene encoding protein SHORT ROOT IN SALT MEDIUM 1 isoform X1, with translation MYSSRGSGAYGQSYTGQSAYGQNLSANYSGASVGGHDATPHSAASRHSGVLGSSQDADVGSYRAHTAVAQYGGQYSSVYGSAAVSTAQQTPSLSTKGAGSSALDARGGYSLGVSDSPKFASSDYLSSSSTHGYGHKSDQLYGDKSLDYSGLDRRQYGERQSGYIGRDLSSDPTGRYATDSVGYSHQHQATLLRQEQLLKSQSLQAASLDGGTRQTDYLAARAAASRHPTQDLMSYGGRIDSEPHASSMLSATSYSGQHAPSILGAAPRRNVDDLLYSQNASNPGYGVSLPPGRDYASGKGIHGNAMDLDYPANPLSSDRKDDRASYLRDFELREEERRRDRLRDRDRDRERDKERERLRERERDREKEREKERMERREKERERDRKRALEVKLERTPVRSSKDPRSTSKDPRGSSLTKETKSSRRDSPHRGSLHRHRSPVKEKRREYICKVYPSCLVNIERDYLSIDKRYPRLFISPEFSKVVVNWPKENLKLSMHTPVSFEHDFVEEEGARDSSSKLLTVQPTSSEQRNTVWNAKVVLMNGLSRGALEELSSDKLLDDRIPHICNFLRFAILKKDHSFMAVGGPWEPADGGDPSNDDSSLIRAALRFIPQYHDMIICCKNLCFPLLNNGYFSYFYRYTKDIIQLDLQKCQHWNRFLEIHYDRIGKDGFFSHKEITVLYVPDLSECLPSLDEWRDQWLAHKKAVAERERQISLKKEKSRAIKESNDKSDKRKDSAASEKPDVKKKEKDNSTVKEESEKKAGASKKTVAKKDSVDVGEAKSAEKKPGETTPGQPTGSVKSVKKKIIKKIVKKVVSKTNDSAKKQSEKSGEKVVADKVATSDVPVDEVKPSVDPTGIQTTGKDIVAADIPVAKTDDEGKNDKEISSLEGKPLEKLDPAVNIGTKDATVKTIKKKIIKRVPKKKVVDEASKSVVNEENVAAVPAKDGTDSTGKQAADADTIVPEGKKPAKVVVTKRKLKTPSSGVQDDATDSNKRDTKSDKKDEENAVAAPANDVTQSTGKQATDADTKIAPVVKKKIVKVVPKKKLKVDTSEKPEGAGDSNKNEKKSDNEDKKDGKATEEKSGSKIAKQKTSEKDTQIVKGKLKVGDKSKDEKVTKEKDGKDEPKSKSSKEVKEKRKSDEPPRHPGLILKTKSTKDSKLRSLSLSLDSLLDYTDKDVEESTLELSLFAESFYEMLQFQMGSRILNFLQKLREKFVIKRAQRKRQREEEPDKDSANKTPTKRQKGDDPSVKSETKVDTSNPTQADNDKTVAENDNSSNKEEDVKMENASDEEVEPEEEDPEEDPEEEMENDSPQHDSSNDNNAEQEADAKNESENVASNEKPADETSKGEIKVKDEVKESKDDVQLNDEKESKVKKDNTVKKETPAVKEAVVDKELLKAFRFFDRNRVGYIRVEDMRIIIHNLGMFLSHRDVKELVQSALLESNTGRDDRILYIKLARMSDV, from the exons ATGTATTCTTCCAGAGGGAGTGGCGCTTACGGCCAATCCTACACTGGTCAATCTGCATATGGTCAAAAC TTGAGTGCTAATTATTCTGGGGCATCTGTTGGAGGACATGATGCTACCCCGCATTCTGCGGCTTCAAGGCATTCGGGTGTATTAGGTAGTTCTCAGGATGCTGATGTTGGTAGTTATAGGGCTCATACTGCTGTTGCTCAGTATGGAGGACAGTATAGTTCTGTTTACGGTTCGGCGGCTGTGAGTACCGCACAGCAG ACTCCGTCTTTGAGTACCAAGGGAGCTGGGTCATCAGCTTTAGATGCTCGTGGGGGCTACTCATTGGGTGTTTCAGATTCACCTAAGTTTGCTTCTAGTGACTATTTATCATCGTCCTCAACCCACGGGTATGGTCACAAATCTGATCAATTGTACGGTGACAAGAGTTTGGATTATTCTGGATTAGATAGAAGGCAATATGGTGAACGTCAGAGTGGTTACATTGGTAGGGATTTATCAAGTGATCCAACTGGACGATATGCTACTGATTCTGTTGGATATAGTCATCAACATCAG GCCACTTTGCTTCGACAAGAGCAATTGCTGAAATCTCAGTCCCTGCAAGCTGCCTCACTGGATGGGGGTACaag ACAAACTGATTATCTTGCAGCTAGGGCTGCTGCAAGTCGTCACCCAACCCAAGATCTCATGTCTTATGGAGGAAGGATTGATTCTGAGCCCCATGCTTCATCAATGTTAAGTGCTACTTCATATAGTGGACAACATGCACCATCGATATTAGGAGCAGCACCAAGGAGAAATGTGGATGATCTTTTGTATTCCCAGAATGCATCAAATCCTGGTTATGGAGTGAGCTTGCCACCCGGTAGGGACTATGCCAGTGGAAAAGGTATACATGGAAATGCAATGGATTTGGATTACCCAGCAAATCCGCTGTCTTCTGATAGGAAGGATGACCGGGCTAGCTATCTTCGAGATTTTGAACTAAGGGAAGAAGAACGACGCCGGGACCGCTTGCGTGATAGAGATAGGGACAGAGAAAGGGACAAAGAACGAGAACGATTGCGAGAACGGGAACGAGATCGAGAAAAGGAACGCGAAAAGGAGCGCATGGAGCGGCGTGAAAAGGAGAGGGAGCGTGATCGCAAACGTGCACTTGAAGTTAAGCTTGAACGAACTCCAGTGAGATCCTCCAAGGATCCCCGTAGTACTTCAAAGGATCCTCGCGGGTCGTCTTTGACAAAGGAGACGAAATCTTCACGACGGGACTCCCCACATCGTGGCTCTTTACATAG GCACCGTTCACCGGTTAAAGAAAAACGGAGAGAATATATCTGCAAG GTTTACCCTTCTTGTTTGGTAAATATTGAGAGGGATTATCTCTCAATCGACAAGCGATACCCGCGACTCTTCATCTCGCCCGAATTTTCCAAG GTTGTTGTGAACTGGCCGAAGGAAAACCTTAAACTCTCTATGCATACTCCTGTCAG TTTTGAgcatgattttgttgaagaagaaggtGCTAGAGACTCATCCAGTAAGCTTTTGACAGTTCAACCTACAAGTTCAGAACAGAGAAATACAGTTTGGAATGCAAAA GTAGTTTTGATGAATGGGCTTAGTAGGGGTGCATTGGAGGAGCTGTCATCAGATAAACTTCTTGATGACCGCATTCCTCATATTTGCAATTTCCTTAGGTTTGCGATCCTTAAGAAGGATCATTCTTTCATGGCAGTTGGTGGTCCATGGGAACCTGCTGATGGTGGTGATCCATCTAATGATGATAGCTCTTTGATCAGAGCAGCCCTTAGGTTTATACCTCAATATCATGATATGATAATTTGCTGCAAAAACTTATGCTTTCCCTTACTGAATAATGGATATTTTTCCTACTTTTACAGATACACAAAGGATATCATTCAGCTTGATTTGCAGAAGTGTCAACACTGGAATCGATTCCTTGAG ATACATTATGATAGAATCGGTAAAGATGGTTTCTTCAGCCACAAGGAAATTACTGTACTTTATGTTCCTGATTTGTCTGAGTGCCTCCCTTCATTGGATGAATGGCGTGATCAGTGGCTTGCCCACAAGAAAGCAGTGGCTGAAAGAGAACGTCAAATTTCTCTAAAGAAAGAG AAATCAAGGGCTATCAAGGAATCAAATG aCAAATCAGATAAGAGGAAGGATTCTGCTGCATCTGAAAAACCAGATGTTaagaaaaaggagaaagatAATAGTACTGTTAAGGAAGAGAGTGAAAAAAAAGCTGGAGCGAGTAAAAAGACAGTTGCTAAAAAGGATTCCGTAGATGTAGGTGAAGCCAAGAGTGCCGAGAAAAAGCCAGGCGAAACTACCCCCGGTCAACCCACAGGAAGTGTGAAGTCTGTGaagaagaaaattataaagaagATTGTGAAAAAAGTTGTCAGTAAGACAAATGATAGTGCAAAGAAACAAAGTGAGAAATCTGGTGAGAAGGTTGTTGCAGACAAAGTGGCCACATCAGATGTTCCTGTTGATGAAGTCAAGCCTTCTGTGGATCCTACTGGGATTCAAACTACTGGGAAAGACATAGTTGCGGCAGATATTCCAGTTGCGAAAACTGACGATGAAGGGAAAAATGACAAGGAAATAAGCAGTTTGGAAGGTAAGCCTCTGGAGAAACTGGATCCAGCAGTTAATATAGGTACCAAGGATGCTACTGTGAAaactataaaaaagaaaattatcaagCGGGTACCTAAAAAGAAGGTGGTTGATGAGGCGTCTAAATCTGTAGTAAATGAAGAGAATGTTGCAGCAGTTCCAGCAAAGGATGGTACTGACAGCACTGGCAAGCAGGCTGCTGATGCAGACACCATAGTGCCTGAGGGCAAGAAACCTGCAAAGGTAGTAGTAACCAAGAGAAAGTTAAAAACACCATCCTCTGGGGTGCAAGATGATGCAACTGATTCCAATAAAAGAGACACCAAGTCTGATAAAAAGGATGAAGAGAATGCCGTGGCAGCTCCTGCAAATGATGTTACACAGAGCACTGGCAAGCAGGCTACTGATGCAGACACAAAAATTGCACCAGtggtaaaaaagaaaattgtgaaGGTAGTTCCTAAGAAAAAGTTAAAGGTAGACACCTCCGAGAAGCCAGAAGGTGCAGGTGAttccaataaaaatgaaaagaagtCTGACAATGAAGACAAGAAGGATGGAAAAGCAACTGAAGAAAAAAGTGGATCCAAGATAGCTAAACAGAAAACCTCTGAGAAAGATACTCAAATTGTCAAGGGGAAACTGAAAGTTGGGGATAAATCAAAAGATGAGAAAGTAACAAAAGAGAAAGATGGAAAAGATGAGCCTAAAAGCAAATCTAGTAAAGAAGTGAAAGAGAAGAGGAAGTCTGATGAACCTCCTCGGCACCCTGGACTTATTCTAAAAACAAAATCGACAAAAGATTCTAAA CTACGGTCATTGTCACTGTCTCTTGATTCATTGTTGGATTATACTGACAAAGATGTTGAAGAATCAACACTTGAG CTTTCATTGTTCGCCGAATCATTTTATGAAATGCTTCAGTTTCAAATGGGTAGTAGGATTTTGAATTTTCTTCAG AAACTGCGTGAAAAATTTGTGATCAAAAGAGCTCAGCGAAAGAGGCAGAGGGAAGAGGAGCCTGACAAGGATAGTGCAAACAAGACACCCACAAAACGTCAAAAGGGTGATGATCCTTCCGTTAAGAGTGAGACAAAAGTGGACACATCAAATCCAACTCAAGCAGATAACGACAAAACTGTTGCCGAGAATGATAATTCTAGTAATAAGGAGGAGGATGTGAAGATGGAAAATGCATCAGACGAGGAAGTAGAACCGGAAGAAGAGGACCCTGAAGAGGATCCAGAAGAGGAAATGGAAAATGATAGTCCCCAACACGACTCATCCAATGATAATAACGCTGAGCAAGAGGCTGATGCAAAAAATGAATCTGAAAATGTTGCTAGCAATGAAAAACCAGCAGATGAAACTTCTAAAGGGGAAATAAAGGTTAAAGATGAGGTGAAAGAGTCCAAAGACGATGTTCAACTCAATGATGAAAAGGAAAGCAAGGTTAAGAAAGACAATACAGTTAAGAAAGAAACCCCTGCTGTTAAGGAAGCTGTTGTGGACAAAGAATTGTTGAAG GCTTTTCGATTTTTTGATCGGAATCGTGTTGGCTACATTAGG gTTGAAGATATGAGAATAATAATCCACAATCTAGGGATGTTCCTTTCTCACAGGGATGTGAAG GAGCTTGTACAAAGTGCATTGTTGGAGAGCAACACTGGGAGGGACGATCGGATACTTTATATCAAGTTGGCGCGGATGAGTGACGTTTGA